Part of the Triticum urartu cultivar G1812 chromosome 2, Tu2.1, whole genome shotgun sequence genome, tgatcctgaactacttacgctcaaacataacccaaccatGTTCTCCTCTCAAACTTCCCCGAAAGGAGACagtcacggttacgcacgcggttggtgtattttaattgagtttacttcaagtcctctacaaccgggtattaacaaattcccatctaccacataaccgcgggcacgactctcgaaagtttaaaccttgcaggggtgtaccaacttagcccatgacaagcacatgatccgcggagacaattctccatcgcgggaccctccgaCCAGACTCAGAATCctggtgcacaagacatttcgacaatggtaaaacaaaaccagcaagaccacccggtGCATCGATACCCCAATACGAGccacacgtatctcgttctcaggaaAACACCGTCTATGCAAAGTGGACGATAACCAAAATACcatcaagttgccccgaggtggcacCGCCAACTGCTAggtaggtggaccaacactcatgtggagcactggcccgggggttaatTAAGGGACCTCGGGGCCCAGCAAGTctctatgcaagttttagttgttattgggcaaatggtaaaaccaaagttgggccttgctggaagagttttattcaaagcaaactgtcaagaggggcccataaaacCTCATCATGTTAgagatgcaaaatcaaggaacataacaccggtatgacggaaactagggcggcaagagtggaacaaaacaccaggcaaaaggccgagccttccaccctttaccaagtatatcgatgcattaattaaataagagatattgtgatatcccatgatatccatcatatccatgtcccaacatggaacaaactgcaactgcacctgcaactagcaatgctataagaggggctgagcaaagcagtgacatagccaaacaacggttttctaggatggtggaaaaggttagatgctgtttcatggcatattgggaggcttgataaacaagtggagGGTAGCGCGACATATcaatagcatcgagacaactagcatagcaaagatagtagtgagatccaaagtcacgatcatcttgcctgaaatcccgctaggaagaacaccgaatccatgaagtagacgaaccaacgtagtcaaacgggtcctcacaatcgcaacataaccggaactatcgagaagaagcaacaccggaaagaagcaaacgacatggtaaaccaacaagcataatcatggcattatgcacaaccaagtatgatgcatctCCGGTTTAACGAGCCATGGCATGGCAAGGTgaaacaaacaatactacaagttaagtggagctcaatatgcaatgagttgcatattgacaaaacaccgcATTCAATTACTTAGTTcgctctcgtttatgtacccatcaatattaaatattgttaaaaatggcaagaggtgaagcataacaaaactatactatctatgcaatttaaatggggccggaatataacaaacaacaaatctggaaaatccccatgtgcatattttggttatggtactcttctgccctatacacaattttagagttgctAAACATGCAaggtaatgccaccatgttaatctatCCATTTTTCTAGacaagttacatataaagtttatttaaaacggagttacggtcatttagttatgaaataaaccattttaacatGCTATTGAAGCAAATttaagcaaacaacaattttaaacattttaacatggttgaaagtgacatattgtgaaactagacaaaattccaagcatttttcatatataaagtttttacataagatgcacggtttgtgagttattaaatgcatgaagctTAGGGGGGTTTCTGCAACTCTGTAAATCCTGGATAATAGGTAAAATCGTTGGACTGGAAAAAAACATCCGCGGGCCGAAACAACTAGGCATGGTTGGGCTGCTCACCACAGGGGCCTTGGGCCAGATCTGGTGCTGGGctggacggaggcagcagcattgGGCCGGCGGCTTGAGGCAGTGACCCGGTCAACGCACGGCTGAATCGAGCGAAGCAGGGCGCGTAGTCCTGGACAAAGCAGAGGAAGCAGCGCGCCGACAGCAGGGACTTGACGCGGAGGGGCTCGCGTCCATGGCGCGTCACCGGGGCTGCGCAGGGCTTGAGGAGGCCGAGGTCAATGAGCGAGGGGTCGTCTTCCTCGCAGAGAGACAAGATTGACAGCAGCTGCGCTGGAACGGGGTACGACGGTGCCCTCCGGCGGGTGAGGAACGACGGGCGGAACTTGGCGAGGAGAAGGGACTTGACAGATccaggcggaggcggcgctcGACGGCATAGGCTGGAGGCCGAAGCAGGGGAGGCCGCGATGTAGAGGAGGCGATGGACCGAGCAGGGGCTGACGGCATGGCTGCACATCAGCGATGCCAGGACAAGGCAAGCGGTAGTCGCGGTGGCGCTGAGGACTCCGACAGCGAGGAACTTGAGGCAGCGGTGGGACTTGAGGAGCTCGGCGAGGAGCAGCTTCCAGTGGAGCCGCGAGGGTTGCGAGCGTCTGCGTGCTGCGGCTGGGGAGGTTCTCCGGCGCGCCTGGGGCGCGAGGTCGGAGGCGATGACGAGCGGGGCTCGAGGCTGTCGGAGAGGGTGGTCCGGTGGCGCCGGCGTGGATCCGGGTCGAGGAGGCTGCAAACGGTCTCCTAGCAGGAGAAAAACAAGGGCGACGGACATGGCAGCTCGATTCCCTGTTGCAACAGAGAGAGAGAGCATTGAGAAAGAGAGAAGAGAGACACGGGAGAGGAAGGAAGGGATGGTAGGGGCGGCGCGAGGCTCATCTACTGGTCCGGCAACTCGGCTCTCTGCCGGACGTGGGCGCGGTGCTCGGGGAGGAGCTCGATGCGGCTGCGGGCTGGCTCCTCGGCCAGGAGGAGGGAGGAGTTCAGGGAAGCCATGGGAGGGCTTTGATTGGTGGGTTTTCGGATCGGGAGGAGATTGGTGGGATGGGGATCGAGGGGGAGACCGCTGGCCTGTGGGTGGCTGCGAGATGGATCCGGGAAGATCCCGAGGTGACGATGAGTGCGGCGGCGGCTGCACGGACAAATCTCCTAGAATTTAGGGTTGGAGCATATTTGGTTGGGCTGTCATCTGCTATAAATACCATATGGACTAGAGGGGGATTGGAGCAAGTTTGATCATCGGATAGCGATCGGACGACCCAAGTCGGATGGGGATTTAGGGTAGGCCTAGTGGGCTGGCAGTGGGCTAGGTTGAGATGAGAGGAAAGGAGAGCAGCCCGACACCGGTTGGTCTGAGAACAGGGACAAGGAAGAAGTGGAAACTAcgagatgcaagttttgaaaacatgacgACAATAGAGtgatgatgcaatgcaaatgatgacatgatgaaatgcaacaaacaaataaataaCACGACGGTCACGCaaaacatggaaggcgtctgGAGTGTCAGTCTCGGGGTGTCACAAGCCTGGCCAAAGGATCCTTTCCCTCTGTCATGCATTGAACAACTAGTGGACTCCACTACCGGGTGTGACCTGCTGTccttcctcgatgcctactcaggataccaccataTCTTCATGATGAAGGAAGACGAGGAAAAGATtgcgttcatcaccccatgtggtacgtactgtTTTGTGCGGATGCCTTTCGAGTTGAAGAGCGCTGGTTCGACATTCGCTCGAGCAttccaaattggttttgagccctagctgcatagaaatatggaagcttatattgATAATATAGTGGTCAATACCAAGGACAAGGCCACGCTCGTGCAGGATCTGGAGGAAACATTTCCCAACCTgtgcaagatcaacctcaagctcaaccTAGAGAAGTGCGTATTCAGCGTCCCATCCGGCAAacttcttgggttctttgtgtctcaacGCGGAATCAAAGcaaatcccgacaagatcaaagcAATTGAGCTGATTGAGGCACCAAGATGAGTCAAAGACGTCCGTAGGCTCGCCGGCTGCCTTGCTACTCTAAGTAGGTTCATCTCCAAATCTACTGAGCGCGCCCTCCCCTTTTTTAAAGTTTTGAAAAAGGcgggtccaatgaaatggactccggaggCAGAGGCAACGCttcaagatttgaagaggtacctctcctccatGCCAATACTAGTCGCGCCTAAACCGCAAGAGCCGTTGCTGCTGTATCTAGCAGAACGAATCAAATGGTCTGTGTTGCGCTGGTGGCACAGAGAGAATTTGAGGTAGAAGCAGCGGCAGCGGCAGAGCCGTCGGGTGATGGGTCGGAGCTCTCCCCGGCAGTGCCTGATGCTGGCGGGGCGGAACCCCCGGTAGAGCCTGGTCCCGGCAAGACAGAGTCTGCGCAAGTGGGCGAAGTTGAACAGAAGAAGAAGGTGATGCAGCACCCAGTTTattttgtcagttccctcttgcagggggctagatcaagatATTCTGGTATACAGAAGCTACTTTTTGGCCTCCTCATGGCCTCAAGAAAGCTGCATCACTATTTCCAAGCGCATGAGATCaccgtcgtcacccgcctcccttTGCAACGAATCTTGCAAAACCCGGATGCAACcgggaggattgtggagtgggctttggaactctcgagctttggcctcaagtttgaaattACTTCAACAATCAAGAGCCGAGCCTTAGCAGagttcatagcagaatggacttCAACGCCCGACGAAGAGATTCGAGAGACCACCCTTCCCGGTAAGGAGACGAGCCGTGATTGGATCATGTACTTTAATGgagctttctcgctgcaaggtgCTGGTGTTGGCGTGTTGCTCGtctgtaacaccctggatgtaactttcccaatttgtactccaactcttgccgtttccggcgttaagttaatttattctcttgggttcgggtttttgtctccatgtgttgttatcgttgtcatgcatctcatatcatgtcatcatgtgcattgcatttgcgtacgtgttcatctcatgcattcgagctttttccccgttgtccgttttgcattgcggcgcttcgttctcctcagGTGggcatttctacctttctttcatgtgtggggattaaacatttccggattggaccaagacttgccaagcagccttggtttactaccggtagaccgcctgtcaagtttcgtatcatttggacttcgtttgatactccaacggttaaccgagggaccgaaaaggcctcgtgtgtgttgcagcccaacacccctccaatttggcccaaaacccacctaactctgctccatcatctagagcgttcgatcacgatcgcgtggccgaaaaccgcacctcatttggactctcctagctccctctacctataaaactagcccctcctccgaaattccggatccccctcgtcctcaaaccctaaattccagatccgcgccggccggacacgtccgccccggccggacatagccgccgccccaaccggaagccgccacgtggcaagccgccgccgccaccgcccgaaGCCCGCGCGGCCCGGCCGAGGCCCTCCCGgcccacgcgccgccgccgcccggctccctcgcccgccgcgccccgccgccgttgCTCCTCCTGGCCCGCGCCGCCCTCGCGCGCCCTCGCCGGCGGCCGCCTCGCCCCTCGCCGGTGACGAACGCGGCCTCGTCGCCCCGCGCCTCCCGgcccggatccggccgccccTCGCCGCACCTCCCCGCGCCGCTCCGGCCGGCCCCAGCTCCGgcagccgccgccccctcctccgcCGGAATCTCCAAGTCCGGCGACCCCCTCCAACTTCGGCGAACAGTGCATCTACGGCGATCCTCGATCCGCGTGCGATCCAGATCTGGGATATTTTTgtctcggttgacttttccctcagAAACCCTAGCCCATGTTGCATACTTTGACCtaccgtaactttgcatccgtagctccgattcatgcatatagcacatcaaaatgttcatctcagagagtacatcatttcattccattgcatcattttcatttgagttcatcttgatgcctgaaatgctgttagaagagggctacttgagttaattgtcggATGTGCTACTCTGtttagccttttgtcatttttgccatgattaatgtgtgcttgatatgccctgatgctctacatatgttttgttaagggttttgtcatctttccagaggtgcaacccatgtatttttgtgatgtgtgtggtgactagtgcaagcttgcaaagtggtgcacttgctaattctgatttcagggacttagcatttccactaagtccttgagctgtttatctcatatgctcatatgttcatgttgtttcctagtgattcgtgcctcttttgaggatgatcagtaaggatgttttgttaatcttgtggtgctctatccatccatgtctttgtttggaattatcgagcaccctagcttgagtcaatcgagctctacttttgctactttgtgaatctgggtagattgtcaacttgtttgcaattttgccgatgatgttgtagttgatccgtgcatgctatgctattgctcttgccatgtctagcttgcattttgtgccttattgatggatgtatgcttgtcttgtcatgacttgcaccgtagtgagtgcatcgagctcgtaaacatgcctacttgagatatgtttcagcatgtgccagttttcactaagtctgaaaactgattatgttattgccatgttcacatgcttgcaattgtattttctgatcccttt contains:
- the LOC125541548 gene encoding uncharacterized protein LOC125541548 isoform X2, yielding MSVALVFLLLGDRLQPPRPGSTPAPPDHPLRQPRAPLVIASDLAPQARRRTSPAAARRRSQPSRLHWKLLLAELLKSHRCLKFLAVGVLSATATTACLVLASLMCSHAVSPCSVHRLLYIAASPASASSLCRRAPPPPGSVKSLLLAKFRPSFLTRRRAPSYPVPAQLLSILSLCEEDDPSLIDLGLLKPCAAPVTRHGREPLRVKSLLSARCFLCFVQDYAPCFARFSRALTGSLPQAAGPMLLPPSSPAPDLAQGPCGEQPNHA
- the LOC125541548 gene encoding uncharacterized protein LOC125541548 isoform X1, which produces MLSLSVATGNRAAMSVALVFLLLGDRLQPPRPGSTPAPPDHPLRQPRAPLVIASDLAPQARRRTSPAAARRRSQPSRLHWKLLLAELLKSHRCLKFLAVGVLSATATTACLVLASLMCSHAVSPCSVHRLLYIAASPASASSLCRRAPPPPGSVKSLLLAKFRPSFLTRRRAPSYPVPAQLLSILSLCEEDDPSLIDLGLLKPCAAPVTRHGREPLRVKSLLSARCFLCFVQDYAPCFARFSRALTGSLPQAAGPMLLPPSSPAPDLAQGPCVPVMLRL